One Paenibacillus sp. FSL H7-0737 DNA segment encodes these proteins:
- a CDS encoding CsbD family protein — MDNNVFKGKWKQLKGEAKKQWGKLTDDDLDVIDGEKDKLVGKLQERYGHSKEDAEKEYQSWGRSYRD, encoded by the coding sequence ATGGACAACAATGTGTTTAAAGGAAAATGGAAACAGCTCAAAGGCGAGGCCAAAAAGCAATGGGGCAAGCTTACAGATGACGATCTTGATGTGATTGATGGTGAAAAGGATAAGTTGGTAGGTAAACTACAAGAGCGTTATGGCCATTCGAAAGAAGACGCGGAAAAAGAGTATCAAAGCTGGGGACGTTCCTACCGAGATTAA